The DNA segment TCCACCATACTGTACATTGGCAATCCAGCCTTGCTTACTGTTTTGTTTGATGCGGGCGAAAAAGCGAAGCTTCCTCTGCTTCTGCTTTTTGGAaacgcaagcaaaaaaaaagaaaactttaccGTTGAGCTTCCCGCGCAGGTTCTACAAACTTCTGCATTCCAGGTTCTGttaccgtatttttttttttttggttatcaCTACCCTTTAATGGCACAACAGGGTCGTGGAAGGCCGTGATCTGTATTCAAAGCAGATTCGAATTATTGCAGGGGTGATATTCGGAACTCCTGGGAGCTAGAGGATGACTGATGTTCAGGGTTTGTACACCAACACAGTGCCTTCAGTACTTGTGGGAGGTATCAAACCAAACCTGCTGACCGtccatcacacttttttttttttttgtctcggcTCAAATAGCACACAGCTTACCTGTCCTACAGTTCCTACTGTGCAGTAACGATTCCGGGACAAGTCCGCTCGACTCCCCAACGTCACGCGTTGGACATTTAGCTGAAAAACGCGCACATTCCTCTTTACGTGTTTCTTATTTGTAATGTTTGTACGTGCCGTCAAGACGCAAATGTTGAGTGACATTTATCAGAGATATATtctatattttatttgtatttaaaagTAGATATTTTGACAAGACAAGCTAACTGAGTGCTGTGATGTTATGTATGGGTTCAGTACTTCCATagttgagggaggggggggggaggtcggGCGTATTTTCATGTCTAATTGTATTGTGTGACAACGATTCCTACTTCACAAAAATGTTAAATTAGCTACGTAGAAAGCCGACGGCCATATTGCTGTGTGATGATGATTCGTGCacgtgtgttgttttttttgccatatTTGTACTGGCTTGCCATAGTGGATTCttggagggatttttttttttcttttatgttaTTCGTGTGGAGAAAGGCTAAGAAGAAAGATAGAGGAAGAGAAGATGAGGGAAGAGGTCGAGAGATGGATGAATGACGGAAAAAGCAAGTGGTAAAGAAAAGACAAGGAAACGAAGGTGTGAAGCGTATTCACTTGAAAAACCATAATGTTAGTTGAAAACGTCGTGACACAATTACACTTGTGTTGGAAAAATAATTCAGATATACAAAGCTTCTATTTAGCTATATGAATATGTgtggtttaaagaaaaaaagcatttatcTATATTTCCAATGTCTCACCTCTTGTCAAATTGTGCTGGATGTTTTGTGATacttgcaaaacaaaaatggtcTTTGTATTTATTGTACTTTTTCTATTGTGAAAATTcaagtacatcatctattttatatatattataataaatgtTGTACATATTGTACATAAAATGGCGTGCTTCTGTGGTTGCTGAGTCAGTAGGAAAGGAAGAGGTTTTACGTGCAGGATGTGTTGAACGTATCAGATAAGCTTTGGGTTAGAtaagtgcttctcaattattttctgttacgcccccccctagcaagaagaaaactattcgcgccccccctccccaccgtgactatcctaacttgtcttgtaagtcgtaaaatgttgcactgtcgcaaacgtgacagaagtaacaatgagagcgccactgccccctgctgtagtaaacgcgcaattacactttattctagtactgccaaaaaaaaagcctgttccccagggtcacacgcgcccccccaggaatagcaccgcgccccccaaggggggtgcgccccactatttgagaagcactggcctaggtgactgattcacaatttggttttgtctgatatcagagattaaataaagaaaaccaactggctgattgatttgttttaattgagaggaaaaaaaaacagcaaaagcatttcactagctgaccaggagatggcgacagcgtggcatctgaagaccatggattgtttgttctgctatagcctaggtgactgattcacaatttggttttgtctgataatagatattaaataaagaaaaccaactggctaattgatttgttttaattgagaggaaaaaaaacatcagcaaaagcatttcactaactgaccaggagatggcgacagcgcggcatctgaagaccatggatcgttctgctatgccggtttaaaaaaaaaaaaaaaaacgtaattagctaggggtcaaaggtcaaagtttacggttcaaagttcacccaggggtcaaaggtcggttcaaagttcacggggtcatgtgcacattttcgatttttaactagagttgaaagttcagggttcaaaggtcacccaggggtcaccacggggtcaccacggggtcaccgcggggccacggggtcaccacggggtcaccgcgggttcaaagttcagggttcactttttttttttttttttttttttttaggttaacctttatttaacccagtgcttctcaattattttctgttacgcccccccctagcaagaagaaaactattcgcgccccccctccccaccgtgactagcctaacttgtcttgtaagtcgtaaaatgttgcactgttgcaaacgtgacagaagtaacaatgagagcgccactgccccctgctgtagtaaacgcgcaattacactttattctagtactgccaaaaaaaaagcctgttccccagggtcacacgcgccccccaggaatagcaccgcgccccccaaggggggcgcgccccactatttgagaagcactgggttagatcgaggttagttaaaggcagctaaatatgaaaatatattcTGGATTGTTCttcaataaaaatatatttatctcAAGGCGTGAATGGGAAATAGGCCAtttggacaaaatgttttttctatttttaaattttgGTTATTTCAGGAACCATTACGTTTGGATTGCTGCTTCTGAAACTTGACcttaaaaaagtgaaagaaaaccaATAGATTAAATCTTGGTATCTTGCTTCTTGTATCTTCTTCGGTATCCATGTCAAAAGTGCTCAAACTTATTTACCCAGTCAGCATTTAAAAATAGGTCAGCATGACTTCTCATAACGACAGGTaagcagagaagaaaaaatatcACGTGATTCATGCGTGTGCTGGTTTGCATTTCCTGATGATATAACGTTTGAGGAATGTCTCGACAGGTGCTTCGATGAATCGATACTTAAGAATGCGAATTCGAGCTATGTCATATGGCTCCCTCTAGTGTACACATGCGGTATTGGAGCTGGCAGGGGAAAGTTAATGAGTCATTTAGACACTTGGCAGTTTCATTTTTACACACACCTAAAATTTCCAGAGATGAATTTCCACAAAACATCACTAACTGTTAGTCCACAAATTTGTATAGTACCTTGTCAATTTATTGCAAAccgaataaaacattttttgaagTCCTTCTCAGGTTGTCATGAAACATATCAAATTTCACAAAAAATCACAACATTATCAGAATAAAATTGAAGTTGTGCtataaaaaaaaggaacagtCTATCAAAGTCAGCAAATCTTTTGAGTAAAACTTGAAAACGACTTACTAATCAAGCAGGTGTTTTACACCAGACTAGCTTATAGCGTCCAACACAAACGTGCCGTGTTTATACTTGCATTCATGCTCTCATGAAATGGCAAACAAACATTCTCACATATGAGAGGCGGCCGACTGCTGCCGGGAGGATGAATCACATTTCCGCGCGTCTAGAATTCATCGTCCGAGCTCAGCAGGAAGGTTTTCTCCGTGTCCCCGTGGTTGCTAACGGCGCTGAGCGTGCGCGAcacaggcggcggcggcacgcCCTGCTCCAGCGTGGACTGCTGGGTGTAATGCTGGTAAGCCGGCGAGAAGTTATGAATAGCGTCCTGGACCATGTCGCCCGGGTTCATCGTCTCCTTCAGGCTGCTGGAGATGCTCTTCATCGGGGCGCAGCTGCCTAGATGGCAGTGAGTTGCAAAAAACGGTTTAGCTAGCAATCGGTTAGCTACAATCAAGGAAGGACGCTATACTACAATGTGAAAAAATGACTCATGGAGGATTTGATAAGTGACTGTGGTGAGCAACAGACATCAATGGACAATGCAAGAAGAGTCGAAACGGTCAGCGTGGAACCTACCAAACTCTCCGTATGTAGGGAGGGGTCCTTCAAAAGGCAGCAAAGAAAAGGGAAAATGAAGGTTTGTGTAAGCACAGGACAGAATAGCAAGACTCTTGTCTTACAAATACGTGGGCACAAAGTAGGAAAAAGCCAGAAAGTCATAATagtgtcaaataaaataaaagtggattttaaaatgaatgCTCGCCATCGACGTGATCTTCTCACCTTGCGCGCTGATACTTTTGTCCTTGTAGACTTTGTAGGTGAAAGCGAAACGGAGGATCAGCGCGGCAAAAAACATCTCGATGCAAATGATGAAGTTCTGGTAACCGGCGGCGACGGTCCCTTTGCCGACGGACACCTCCACGGAGTCAATCTGGGGGATGGCGCCGCACCTCTCCATAATGGCCAGAAACACACCTGAGTAGAAATCAAAGCAACCTTCTATCAAATGTTCCATGAATTTGGTTGGAGGTGGCACACCTTGCCAGAAGGAGAGGAAGATGACCGACTTGACGATGACGAACTTGAGCACGGGCCCGTATGGGCTGAGCAGGTTGCGGGTGGCGAAGTAAAAGAGGAAGAGGGCGTACAGAGACAAGCTGACCGAGACGTTGCAGATGATGGTGACGTAGAGGTACCCGCTGGCGGCGCTGTGGagccacaaaacacacaaacgtcACGGCCATTTTGAATTGACACAGTTTTTGTTGACTTACTTGAAGTCTCCATCTTTGTATTTTCCGTACGCCTGCAGGATGACGGTAATGGTGGCCATGAGCGGCTTGACGACGCAGAACTGCAGCGTGGCCTGCTTGCAGAAGCGCAGGAACCCGATGGAGTAGGCCCTTCCCTTCAGGCAGCACGTGCCGAACATGCAGCTGGACCTTGGTGGCGCCGGAACACATTGTAAATCGATTATCACAATGATACATCAACGCTTGCAAATAAAAAAGGGCGAGACCTACTCGATGAGTTTCCCTCGGATCTCGGCCATGATGGCGCTCTCTCCTCCGAGGTATTCGTAACACAGACTCAGGAAGTTGTATATCACAAACGCTTTAGGTGGGGAGGGGGCAAACAAACAGTGATATTTGTTATTTCTATTtcctagaagaagaagaaaaaaacattgtttgatGGTCACCAAATGTCTCCTGTGGGAAGTGGATTAAATCTCCTGTGTGCTTTCTCAGCATGTGGATGACGACAAGCAAAGCGGCTCATAAACACCAGCGTGCTAATCCTGTTTTGCCCCCCTTCCCCCTAGGATCTTCCTCCTTTGTGCACTGTATAATCATGGCTGATGATTTGTGTAATCAACGCAAAAGTGTGAAACTGTGACGTGCACTCGGTGTgcggggcattttatggctgagctGCACTCCCCGCCAGCATTTGGTATTACATCATACGTTAGCCGCTTCTCCCTCCATCGGTTTGCCTTTGAATGAGCTCTCGCCTGATCTGCTTTTGTGTCGCTCTGGCTTATTTACCACGCGTTCCCATCTCCCCGCGGATGCCCTCGTCAGCCCGAGGCCGGTTGTCACGGTGATACAGTAGGCGTGCATACAATGAGAACTTTGCAAGTTGGGTTGAGCGGGTAACTCATTATCTTGTGGCAGCTTGTCCAGGAGCAGAACCGTTTCGGAGTCTTGTTGCCATGCGACAGGCCAGTCGACCTTACTCGGGGAAAGCATTGGGTCAGGGCTCACTTGCTTGGTATTTTGAATAGAATGACACAAATATTGGACAAGGAGATAAAATATGAGTGAGCATGAAGTTTGTTCTTACCCTCGTAGCAGTCCCTGATGGTGTCAAAGTAGACGTAGTACTGGTCGTTGGTGAAGAAGAGGAGGCTGAGCCAAGAGTCGATGCCGTAGATGGGGACGATGAAGAGGATCCGTACGATGTGCCGCTGCTCCCGGGGTGAGCTATAGAAACGCAGGTGCATGtagatctgggaaaaaaaaaagataatacagCAAAACATGTAGGCCTTAAcgagattaccgtattttccggcctataaggcgcaccggactataaggcgcaccttcaatgaatggcccattttaaaactttatccttatataaggcgcaccggactctaaggcgcaccatcatgtcagatttttaatccaaatcaaatcattctccattttatcttttttatttcaacttcagacggaaacaaattactttataatcataaaataatgatccagtctttttaagtcatgattcatagtcttcagcgggccacttatgattgatttcatgacacaatgctttgggccagtttaaatttaggaatttggtccatatataaggcgcactgggctataaggcgcactgttggtttttgagaaaatttaggtttttaggtgcgccttatagggcggaaaatacggtaattatattaaataattatattattatttatttattgacatACGGCTGCTTACTTACCTGGTGGCAGGTAAGGATGAGGGAAGTCCAGACGAAGATGCCAGACACGGCCTGGGCCATAGGGGTCATGAGGAATGTGGGCTGGTCCTGGCTTAGCAAGGGGGCTTCGGGGAGCCAGGAGATGTTGGGCCCTCCCGGCGGTGGTGTCCCTGCCGCTTCAGCCAAAAGAGAGTCCACCCCCAACCTCTCTGATAAGGGCACATCTCGCCTCCACAGCCTTggcatctgaaaaaagaaaatctggcgAGGTTTTCAATTTGGACATAAAAGGGGACACACCTTTTCCACACTTAATCTTCAACTTGGTTTAAATATTACTGATTTATCATTGTGTAATGAGTTatcgtggacaaaaaaaaaaaaacaggaactcaAACAGAAGCATCAATGAGTGTCATGTGGGCAAGAATGTATGACTCATACAAACAATGGAACCCGTGTTTCAATATATTCAGCGGAAATCATTTTCAGGACCCATTCAATCCTTACCTAACAACATACCTCAATTCTTGGTTCCTTGAGCTATTGGTCAGAAGAACAAGCAACCCCAATGCACTCTCCAAAACTGTTAAGCCTTTCATTCATGACACCATAAAGCATGATATGATTTGACTGGTTATAATGACATCATTGTCTTAAAAGGAAGCCATATTTTCTTGTCCTCTTTAACTGGCATGATccaaagttgcttttttttttataggtttCTACTCTGTATGATGAGTCTAAAAATAGATTATGTAATCCTTTTTGCCCTGTGGCTTTTTATACAAAGAGCTTGCTGCTAATATAGTCAAATAAACAAGATTATGAAATTCAGATGAAATCTGGCAACCGATCGCAAATCATTAACGCACAACGTGGACCTAACAAATTGAATTCGGCATTTTATTCAAATAGATGTTACGCTAACGTCTCAATGGAGGGTtgagcgatttttttttttcttgtttgtgcaCCGCGAGGTCATTTGTAATGGTTCGCAAGGGATCAGCAGATGTACacataaaagaggtgaagtgaAGGCATCAGCAACATTGGGGCGAGGAACAGCTGCgtgtttcaattaaaaaaaaggcaaataaatcaCGCTGGAATAATAATTTATGTGTGTCATAAGGTCAGGAGTTTGCAACAGATGGAATGGGGGCACaggggtgtgtgggggggataCAAAGGGGGGTTGTGTTTATCTACAAATAAATGTGTGGGACGACAGCTAATTCCCGAACAGGTTATTAAAATGTGAATGCtttcaaacaataaaacaaagtcTCACCTTTGCTAATATTTACTCGTGACAACGTGGAGCTTTAAATCCtgcaatgcaaaaacaaatcaaatgtttGATTACTAGTGACATGCGTAATCCGggtgcacacatgcttttaaAGGCTACGCttaccaaaacaaaatcatccAATGCTTTGTGCCGACCAGAAATAGCACGTAAACGGCCTTAATTCCAGCTCAGAGCTGCACCGTCGCCCCCGAGGACATCCATGTTGTTGCGCCAACACCGACCGGTTAACCTCCACGTTTTTCCTCACCTATTCTTTCTTCTTCATGTTTAACAACTTGAGCAATATCGTACGCGATCGTCCCCACTTTTGCACCAGTTAAAGTCCGTAGATTGCTCCGTAAGGGGAGACGGCAAACTTGTCGTTCCCCGTCGCCCTGCCTGTCTGAAAGACTTTGGATCGACTGTGGAAATCAGGCGGGCCCCGCCCATTTAGTGGGAGCGAAGCACGTAGCCAATCACGGCCCGGGTATATTAATAACACGGAAGTAGGTGAGCTAGGCGTGGAaaagtttttaatatttttatttatttttaacaataCATTATATATTGCAGAATACATAATTTGTACGTACTAATAAACTAAAACATGAACTAataaatacgtttttttttttacagtgcaaCACCTTTGTGAGTTATTTTCTTGTATATTTACACCAAAATTTCAATAAAACGTTTCGAGGAAAAAAAGCTAAATTCTGACAAAAACGCTGCATTtgctaatagaaaaaaaatacaataccgAATAAGTGCATATATACTGTATTTGTATGTTTAAAATGCAGTGAGTAAATGTCATGCGAATATAAACTAAATACTcaaacaatattcaaatttgtgAGACAGCGAGGGAAGAACGTGGAATATTGACTACAGGTCAGCCTgtatatatttcttttattgattttacaattataTACAATTATCAGAGAAACAAATTTGAAGCACAATAAAGAAACATACATGACATCACCAGATCTAGACATCAGCCTtgataattaatttaatttttgacATTATAGGGATAGCCATTTTCATCTTGTACATTTTGGCAATTATCATTTACATTCTGCCCAAATAAAACATACTGTACACATTGTACAagttgcattaaaaaaagacatgtaCATCAGCAAGATTGTTTTACTTACACGTTGGAACAAGGAGTCAGAATAACATTCATTCAATGAGGCTCACTCCTCACCCCCCCAACTCTTCGTATTTTTAGTACCTCATAAGAGAGAAAACACATTCTCCTGTTATATATTTTGGACTCAGAGGCAAAGCCGTGTGATGAAACACAATGATAACATTTTCGACTATTTCGAAGAAAGTCCAAAGTACACCGATGACATGTTTGACGGGCACGCCGGTTGTTTTCAGATGAAAGACATCAATATGCATCATATTTAACATTAGCATTCACTTGTAGTTTATTCAACCACAGAAACCTGAAAGTTTGTGCAACTGGATATACCGTGTGTGAGTTGAGCCTCTGAGTCTGACACGTGATAATTGGTTTTAATGTCACTTCCCACTTCAGACTGCACCCTATAAACAGTAAAAAGCCAGTctgaagttttctttttttcctcctggcCGACTGGTTTCCATCATTGAAGCGTTACTTCCGCTCCTTCTGGTCACCAGAGTTGGCAGGCTGACCTTCCCGTTTGGACGCCAGTAACGCATCCTCTTTCCTGCTCCTCCAACTCAGAACGAGGGGAAGTTGATTCCCATCACTTGCTGGATGATGATAGAAAAAACACGTCAAAtgagtgtaccgtattttccgcactataaggcgcacctaaaaccctccaattttctcaaaagccgacagtgcgccttataatcaggtgcgccttatatatggaccaatattgagccactagagcaggcgtgtccaaagtctgttccaaaattgtatatatggacagttttaaaatgggccattcattgaaggtgcgccttataatccggtaacgccttatatacggacaaagttttaaaatgggccattcattgaaggtgcgccttataatccagtgcgccttatagtgcggaaaatacggtacatttgaTTTTATGATTTGTTTTCTTACCTGCTTCTGACCAGCAGGGAAGAATTTTTCACTTTGCCAAATGTTCAAATGGCACACTGACCTGTACatggaagggg comes from the Syngnathus typhle isolate RoL2023-S1 ecotype Sweden linkage group LG18, RoL_Styp_1.0, whole genome shotgun sequence genome and includes:
- the tmem184ba gene encoding transmembrane protein 184ba isoform X2, producing the protein MPRLWRRDVPLSERLGVDSLLAEAAGTPPPGGPNISWLPEAPLLSQDQPTFLMTPMAQAVSGIFVWTSLILTCHQIYMHLRFYSSPREQRHIVRILFIVPIYGIDSWLSLLFFTNDQYYVYFDTIRDCYEAFVIYNFLSLCYEYLGGESAIMAEIRGKLIESSCMFGTCCLKGRAYSIGFLRFCKQATLQFCVVKPLMATITVILQAYGKYKDGDFNAASGYLYVTIICNVSVSLSLYALFLFYFATRNLLSPYGPVLKFVIVKSVIFLSFWQGVFLAIMERCGAIPQIDSVEVSVGKGTVAAGYQNFIICIEMFFAALILRFAFTYKVYKDKSISAQGSCAPMKSISSSLKETMNPGDMVQDAIHNFSPAYQHYTQQSTLEQGVPPPPVSRTLSAVSNHGDTEKTFLLSSDDEF
- the tmem184ba gene encoding transmembrane protein 184ba isoform X1 translates to MPRLWRRDVPLSERLGVDSLLAEAAGTPPPGGPNISWLPEAPLLSQDQPTFLMTPMAQAVSGIFVWTSLILTCHQIYMHLRFYSSPREQRHIVRILFIVPIYGIDSWLSLLFFTNDQYYVYFDTIRDCYEAFVIYNFLSLCYEYLGGESAIMAEIRGKLIESSCMFGTCCLKGRAYSIGFLRFCKQATLQFCVVKPLMATITVILQAYGKYKDGDFNAASGYLYVTIICNVSVSLSLYALFLFYFATRNLLSPYGPVLKFVIVKSVIFLSFWQGVFLAIMERCGAIPQIDSVEVSVGKGTVAAGYQNFIICIEMFFAALILRFAFTYKVYKDKSISAQGPLPTYGEFGSCAPMKSISSSLKETMNPGDMVQDAIHNFSPAYQHYTQQSTLEQGVPPPPVSRTLSAVSNHGDTEKTFLLSSDDEF